The following are encoded in a window of Nitrospirota bacterium genomic DNA:
- a CDS encoding sigma 54-interacting transcriptional regulator, whose translation MTSHTLQVDFQQYRTLLDVSESIAAHRDLKALLRDLSQRLLSVAQLEFIGLILHDAERDVMRAYYLGTGEAESVTGLEIPMAESASGWVYNTQQVLVVRNLDEEPRFPAVKAVLEQMGVKSYCLFPLTTAVRRLGAIGFGRKSLSAFPETELEFLQQVAKQVAVAMDNVLNFESAQVAQQQLALERDRLRLLLEVSESIASHRDLKELFEDLAQRLPQIVPFDYINVVLHDAVRNVMRLCFLVTREPSTFSTGLEIPMDESPGGLVWNTQQPLTVDDLSQETRFPMLTAKLRENGVQSFCVVPLTTAHRRLGAMGFGSLQPRTYQPAEIGFMQEVAKQVAVAVDNALNAESARAAQQQLAHERDRQQLLLEINNAVVSNLALNEVFTAVSGCLRKVIQHDGSSLVLYDPETRACRVHVLDFATNQSVVEEKQAGPKCTTPASVAINSGKPVVFSEQDLKAMSTESEMARCVLADGVKSLCCVPLVSHNHMQGTLNLGRRRDDAFSQEDVELLSQVAQQIAIAVENALAYREIAELKEQLNKEKLYLEEEIRTQYNFEEIIGESAALKRILKQVETVAPTDSTVLIQGETGTGKELIARAIHNLSARRERTFVKMNCAAIPTGLLESELFGHEKGAFTGAIAQKIGRFELAHNGTIFLDEVGDIPLELQSKLLRVLQEQEFERLGSTKTIKVNIRLVAATNRVLAQMVADKQFRSDLYYRLNVFPITVPSLRERPEDIPLLVRYFAQKYSQRMDKRVETIPADALTALSKYHWPGNIRELENLIERSVILSHGSDLRVPLGELKVRSTAPSDGDATLDGAERRHILRVLKETDWTVGGASGAAARLGMKRTTLLSRMRKLGITRPS comes from the coding sequence CCTGGACGTTTCGGAGTCCATTGCCGCGCACCGCGACCTCAAGGCCCTGCTTCGTGATCTGTCCCAACGGCTGCTGTCGGTGGCTCAACTCGAATTCATCGGGCTCATTCTGCACGATGCCGAGCGGGATGTGATGCGGGCGTATTACCTCGGGACCGGCGAGGCCGAAAGCGTCACTGGACTTGAGATTCCAATGGCGGAGTCCGCCAGCGGGTGGGTGTACAACACGCAGCAGGTGCTGGTGGTGCGCAATCTGGACGAGGAACCGCGTTTTCCCGCGGTGAAGGCGGTGCTCGAGCAGATGGGCGTGAAGTCCTACTGCCTGTTCCCGCTCACCACCGCGGTGCGGCGCTTGGGTGCGATCGGGTTCGGCAGAAAGAGCCTGAGCGCATTCCCCGAGACCGAGTTGGAGTTCCTGCAGCAGGTCGCCAAGCAGGTGGCGGTGGCCATGGACAACGTGCTCAACTTCGAGAGCGCCCAGGTCGCGCAACAGCAATTGGCGCTCGAGCGCGACCGGTTGCGGCTTCTGCTGGAGGTCTCGGAATCCATCGCCTCGCATCGTGACCTGAAGGAGCTGTTCGAGGATCTGGCCCAGCGGCTGCCCCAGATCGTCCCGTTCGACTACATCAACGTGGTGCTGCACGACGCCGTTCGCAACGTCATGCGCCTGTGCTTCCTGGTGACGAGGGAACCCAGCACCTTCAGCACGGGTTTGGAAATCCCCATGGACGAGTCGCCTGGTGGGCTGGTGTGGAACACCCAACAGCCGCTGACCGTGGATGACCTCTCGCAGGAGACGCGGTTCCCGATGCTCACTGCGAAGTTGCGCGAGAACGGGGTGCAATCCTTCTGCGTGGTGCCGCTGACCACCGCGCACCGCCGTCTGGGGGCCATGGGATTCGGAAGCCTGCAACCGAGAACGTACCAGCCCGCGGAGATCGGTTTCATGCAGGAGGTGGCCAAGCAGGTGGCGGTCGCGGTGGACAACGCGCTCAACGCGGAGTCGGCGCGGGCGGCGCAGCAGCAACTCGCGCACGAGCGCGACCGCCAGCAGTTGCTCCTGGAGATCAATAACGCCGTGGTTTCCAACCTCGCGTTGAATGAAGTGTTCACCGCGGTCAGCGGGTGTTTGCGAAAAGTGATTCAGCACGACGGCTCGAGCCTGGTGTTGTACGACCCGGAGACTCGGGCGTGCCGCGTCCACGTGCTGGACTTTGCGACGAACCAGAGCGTGGTCGAAGAAAAACAAGCTGGCCCGAAGTGCACCACGCCGGCCAGCGTCGCGATCAACTCGGGCAAGCCGGTCGTCTTCAGCGAGCAGGACCTGAAGGCGATGTCAACGGAATCCGAAATGGCGCGATGTGTCCTGGCCGACGGAGTGAAGTCGCTCTGCTGCGTCCCGCTGGTCTCTCACAACCACATGCAGGGCACGCTCAACCTGGGCCGGCGCCGCGACGACGCGTTCAGCCAGGAAGACGTTGAGCTGTTGAGCCAGGTGGCGCAGCAGATCGCGATCGCGGTCGAGAACGCCTTGGCCTATCGGGAGATCGCGGAGCTGAAGGAACAGCTCAACAAGGAAAAGCTCTACCTGGAAGAGGAAATTCGCACCCAATACAACTTCGAGGAGATCATCGGCGAGAGCGCGGCGCTCAAGCGCATCCTGAAACAGGTCGAGACCGTGGCGCCGACGGACTCCACGGTGCTGATCCAGGGCGAGACCGGCACCGGCAAGGAACTCATCGCGCGGGCAATCCACAATTTGAGCGCCCGTCGCGAGCGAACCTTCGTCAAGATGAACTGCGCGGCGATTCCCACCGGGCTCTTGGAGAGCGAATTGTTTGGGCATGAAAAGGGCGCGTTCACCGGCGCGATCGCGCAGAAAATCGGCCGGTTCGAGCTGGCGCACAACGGGACCATTTTCCTGGATGAGGTCGGGGACATCCCGCTGGAGTTGCAATCCAAGTTGCTGCGGGTGCTGCAGGAACAGGAGTTCGAGCGTCTCGGCAGCACCAAAACCATCAAAGTCAACATCCGTTTGGTGGCGGCCACGAATCGAGTTTTGGCGCAGATGGTCGCGGACAAACAGTTTCGCAGCGACCTCTACTACCGCCTCAACGTGTTTCCCATCACGGTGCCGTCGCTGCGGGAGCGCCCCGAAGACATACCGTTGCTGGTTCGCTACTTTGCCCAGAAATACTCGCAGCGCATGGACAAGCGGGTCGAGACCATCCCGGCCGACGCCCTGACCGCGCTCTCCAAGTACCACTGGCCGGGCAACATCCGGGAGCTCGAGAACCTGATCGAACGCTCCGTGATCCTGTCCCACGGCTCCGACCTCCGCGTGCCGCTGGGAGAATTGAAGGTTCGGAGCACCGCGCCGTCGGATGGGGATGCCACGCTGGACGGAGCCGAGCGCCGCCACATCCTGCGCGTCTTAAAGGAAACCGACTGGACAGTCGGGGGCGCCTCCGGCGCCGCGGCTCGCCTCGGCATGAAACGCACGACGCTGCTGTCGCGCATGCGCAAGCTCGGCATCACCCGTCCCTCGTAG
- a CDS encoding STAS domain-containing protein, with product MLKITRRDEGGTAVIQLEGRLVGPWVKELEECWRSVAAKQTLPVRVDLTAVSYIDEAGADLLRTMCQERVDLKVKGCFTTCLIQGIRHAFRRSERKR from the coding sequence ATGCTGAAAATCACGCGTCGGGATGAGGGTGGGACCGCGGTGATCCAACTCGAAGGAAGGCTCGTCGGGCCCTGGGTCAAGGAACTCGAAGAGTGCTGGCGCTCGGTCGCGGCGAAACAAACTCTTCCCGTGCGCGTGGATTTGACCGCGGTGAGTTACATCGACGAAGCCGGAGCGGATCTGTTGAGGACCATGTGCCAGGAGCGCGTCGACTTGAAGGTCAAGGGCTGTTTCACCACCTGTCTCATCCAAGGAATCAGGCACGCATTCCGGCGTTCGGAACGGAAGCGATGA
- a CDS encoding efflux RND transporter periplasmic adaptor subunit, with product MHATTDRTDFSAQTLGLGAGLLAAGLLMVLSGCNQAAGSPAAPPPPEVAVVTVQPRDLPAVYEYVGQVAGVREVEVRARVSGILERWNYKEGAAVNAGDSLFTIDPEPFQAELARAEADLARAEANLSQATRTAGRFKPLWEARAVSQNEYDDALSAEEVAAANVKAAEAAVTQARLNLSYTRVEAPISGITSRAVVSEGSLVQAQQTLLTSISQLDPVHVIFSFTEAEHLRFRRELSEARLTLPRDGRFDVKLTLADGSEYPHAGKVDFTDVRVNTNTGTIEARAVIPNPQRLLRPGQFVRVHLSGATRPNAIAIPQRAVLEGPGAKIVMTVNKEGMVEPRPVQVSDWSGAEWVITGGLEPGDTVIVDGVVKARPGSPVKIAQAPDQSAEQSGPEPQARENQATQPAAKPAPAQHAQPEGAH from the coding sequence ATGCACGCAACGACGGACAGAACAGATTTCAGCGCCCAAACTCTCGGGCTTGGCGCCGGCCTCCTGGCGGCCGGATTGTTGATGGTGTTGTCGGGGTGCAATCAGGCCGCAGGCTCACCTGCGGCCCCTCCGCCGCCGGAGGTGGCGGTGGTGACGGTGCAACCGCGCGACCTTCCCGCGGTGTATGAATACGTGGGTCAGGTCGCGGGCGTCCGCGAAGTCGAGGTGCGTGCGCGGGTCTCAGGCATCCTGGAGCGCTGGAACTATAAGGAAGGGGCGGCGGTGAACGCCGGGGACAGCCTCTTTACCATTGATCCGGAACCGTTCCAAGCCGAACTCGCCCGCGCCGAAGCGGATCTCGCGCGCGCCGAAGCCAATCTCTCGCAGGCCACGCGCACCGCCGGCCGGTTCAAGCCGTTGTGGGAAGCCCGGGCCGTGAGTCAGAACGAATACGACGACGCCTTGTCCGCGGAAGAGGTCGCGGCGGCCAACGTGAAGGCCGCGGAGGCGGCGGTCACCCAGGCGCGGCTGAACCTCTCCTACACCCGCGTGGAAGCGCCGATCTCCGGGATCACCAGTCGCGCGGTGGTGTCCGAAGGGAGTCTGGTGCAGGCGCAGCAGACGCTGTTGACCAGTATCTCGCAGCTCGATCCGGTGCACGTTATCTTCAGTTTCACCGAGGCCGAACACTTGCGATTCCGGCGCGAGCTTTCGGAAGCGCGATTGACCTTGCCCCGGGACGGCCGCTTCGACGTGAAATTGACGCTCGCGGACGGCAGCGAGTACCCGCACGCCGGAAAAGTGGACTTCACCGACGTGCGCGTGAACACGAACACCGGTACCATCGAGGCGCGAGCCGTGATCCCCAACCCGCAGCGCCTACTGCGCCCGGGCCAGTTCGTGCGCGTGCACCTGTCCGGAGCCACCCGCCCCAACGCGATCGCGATCCCTCAGCGTGCGGTGTTGGAGGGCCCCGGCGCCAAGATCGTGATGACCGTGAACAAGGAGGGGATGGTCGAACCGCGGCCGGTGCAGGTCAGCGACTGGTCCGGGGCGGAATGGGTGATCACGGGAGGACTCGAACCGGGTGACACGGTCATCGTGGACGGTGTGGTCAAGGCGCGCCCAGGATCCCCGGTCAAAATCGCGCAGGCGCCGGACCAAAGCGCGGAACAGTCCGGCCCGGAGCCGCAGGCTCGAGAGAACCAGGCCACCCAACCAGCCGCCAAACCCGCGCCTGCTCAGCACGCGCAACCCGAAGGAGCACACTGA